The stretch of DNA TGCCGGATTTGGACGATCTTTTCTCGCAGCGGCGCGTTTTGCTGTCTCCTTCCCTATATGCCGAGGCGCTACCTTATGAAGCGCAGCGCGCTGCGGGGTTTGGCTTGCCGACAGTCATGGGCGGAGAGGATTCTGAAGCGCCTTGCCTGAGCGTTTTGCTTGATCCAGAGCATTATGCCGATGCCGTGGCGCGCCTCTATCAGGATGAAAAATTGTGGCGTAGCGTATCGGAAAAAGCGCGTGCGAGCGTGGGCGATGCGGAAACATATCGGCGTGCGCTTGGCGACATTTTACGTAATGCGCGTGTGAGAAAAGAGGATTGATAAATATGACCGAAAGCCTGAATCAGGTCTTGGCGCAGGTTGATCGTGGAATGGAAGAAAGCCTGGGGCGCCTGTTCGCGCTTCTGCGGATTCCAAGCATTTCCGCGCAACCTAAACACGCTGGAGATTGTCGGGCTGCGGCGGAATGGCTGCGTAAGGAACTTGCCGATTTAGGTTTTGAAGCCAGCGTACGTGAAACGCCAGGTCACCCTATGGTGGTGGCGCATGATGATAAGCCTTCCTCCGGACCGCATGTCCTCTTTTACGGACATTATGATGTGCAGCCGACCGATCCGGCTTCTCTTTGGCATACGGACCCGTTTGCTCCCACCCTCACGCGCAGCGTAGATGGGCGTCAGGTGATTGTGGCGCGTGGCGCGTCCGACGATAAAGGCCAGTTGATGACCTTTATCGAAGCTTGCCGTGCTTGGAAGCGTGTGCATAAAGCGTTGCCGATCAAAATCTCGGTTTTGATCGAGGGGGAGGAGGAAAGCGGGGGCGTCAATTTGATGCCGTTCCTGAAGGCAAACGCGCAGGAACTGAAAGCCGATGTCGCGCTGATCTGCGATACGGGAATGCCCAACCGCACCACCCCTGCGATCACGACCGGTTTGCGTGGCCTCGTGGGCGATGAGATAGAACTGCAATGTGCCTCGCACGATTTGCATTCCGGCATGTATGGCAATGCCGCACGCAATCCGATCGAATTGCTTTGCACCATATTGGGTAATGTGCGCGATGCGACGGGACGGGTAAAATTACCGAGCTTTTATGACGGCGTACAAGAGCCGGCCGAAACAGTGCGGGCGCAGTGGCGCGCGATTTTCCCTAACGATGATTTGACGCTCGGACCTGTCGGGTTGTCACAAGCGGCGGGTGAGCAGGGTTATAGCGCCGTTGAGCAGGTTTGGGCGCGCCCGAGTTATGAGATCAACGGAATTTCGGGTGGGTATGAAGGGGAAGGGTTTAAAACCGTTCTTCCTGCCAAGGCGATGGCGAAAGTATCCTTCCGCTTGGTGCCGGGGCAGAATCCCGAGAAAATTCGTGATGCTTTCCGGGCTTATGTAAAGTCTCATCTGCCGCCGGATGCCAAAGTGACATTCACGCCGCATGGCGCATCTTCAGGATTTGCGGTGCCGCAGGATGGTCCCTATCTCAAGACGGCGCTGAAAGCTTTGAGCGACGAATGGAACACGGAGGCGGTTTCGATCGGCTGCGGCGGGTCCATTCCGGTGGTGGCTGAAGTGAAGGAAGCACTGGGCCTCGATTCGCTGTTGATCGGGTTTGCGCAAGACGATGACCGGATTCATTCGCCCAACGAACAATATGGTGTTGAATCCTTTCATAAAGGCGTGCGTTCCTGGGTGCGGGTTTTGGCGGGTCTTTCAGCTCTGGCGTAAGGAGAGATCGCCATGTTTCCGGCATTGACGATGGGTGACCCGGCAGGAATCGGGCCGGAACTGACGGTGGAGGCTTGGCACCGTCAGCGTGAAAGCGGCGAGGGCTTCATCTGGATTGGCGATCCGGCGTTATTAGACGGGTATATTCCTACGCGAGCGGTGGCTAACCCACAGGAAGCAGAGGCCATTTTCGTCGAAGCCCTGCCAGTTCTACCGCTTGCTCTGGCAAGGCCCGTCACGCCAGGGCAGCCCGATTTCGTCAATGGCGCGGCAGTGATCGAGTCCATTGCGCTGGCCACCAAATTGGCTTTGGCGGGTGCGGTATCGGCAGTGGTGACCAATCCGATCAGCAAGCAGGTGTTGAAGCAGGCAGGTTTCGGCTTTCCGGGCCATACGGAATTCCTGGCCGATCTTTGCGGCGTGACGGGGCAAGAGGTCATGTTGCTGGCATCGCCACGCCTGCGCGTCGTGCCGGTGACAGTGCATGTCAGTATCCGGCGTGCGCTGGAAATGCTGACGGCCGAGCGTATCGTGCAGGTTGGCCAAATTCTGGCGCGTGCTTTGCGGTCGGATTTCGGGATCGAAAAGCCGCGCCTGGCGGTGGCAGGGCTTAATCCGCATGCGGGCGAGGGTGGTTTGATGGGGGATGAGGAACAGGACACGATCTTTCCCGCCATCGAAATGCTGCGCGCCGAGGGCATCGATGCGTTCGGCCCCTTGCCGCCGGATACGATGTTTACCGAGAAGGCGCGAGAAAGTTACGATGCCGCTTTGTGCATGTATCATGATCAAGCGTTGATCCCGCTTAAGACGCTGGACATGGCGTCCGGCGTGAATGCGACGCTCGGCTTGCCGATCGTTCGGACATCGCCCGATCATGGCACGGCGTTCGATATCGCCGGGCAGGGAAAGGCGGATGTATCGAGCTTATTGGCAGCCTTGCGGATGGCACAGGAAATGGGCGCGCATCGGCGTGCGTTTGGGGAGAAGCAAGCGAAATGATCCGGCTTGGCGTGAATATCGATCATGTGGCGACGGTGCGGAACGCACGCGGTGGCACGCATCCCGATCCTGTCGGCGCGGCGTTGCTCGCGGCTATGCATGGCGCGGACGGGATTACCGCGCATCTGCGGGAGGATCGGCGGCATATTCGTGATGAGGATATGCGCCGTTTGCGCGCGGAACTGACAGTACCGTTGAATTTCGAAATGGCCGCCACGGATGAAATGGTGAGTATTGCCGCCGAGCTTCGTCCGCATGCTTGTTGTCTGGTGCCGGAACGGCGGCAGGAAGTGACGACGGAAGGCGGTCTTGACGTGGCGGGGCAGACGGACGTTCTCGTCCCCAAAGTGGCACGGCTACGTGAAGCAGGTATTCGCGTTTCTTTGTTCGTCGATCCCGATCCGGTACAGATCGAGGCGGCGGCGCGTATCGGCGGCCAAGTCGTGGAACTGCATACGGGCGCTTACGCCCATCATCCGAACGAACAGGAATTGGCTCGCCTGCGAGATGGTGCGAAGGCGGCTGCGGCGGAAGGGCTGGAGCTTCATGCCGGGCATGGACTGACTTTCGAAAATGTCGGGAAAATCGCCGCGTTGCCGGGTTTAAAAGAACTGAATATCGGTCATTTTCTGATCGGCGAGGCGATCTTGGTCGGCTTGCCAGCGGCGATCGCGCAGATGAAACGCGCAATCGCCGCCGGAGCATTGTTTACGGACGCGGGACGATAACCGGCTTCGGAGAGTTCTTCTCGAGATTCGGAACGGTCGCGCCCGACTGATCGTCGTAAGTGGCGCTTGTGCTTTGGTTCGGCGTTGTGGGTGAGCTAAACGCCGAAACCGGGCCGAAGGGACCGTTATTGACCTTATGCATGGTTGCTTCAGGCTGACGGGCGCAACCGCGGGTAATAATGGAGCAGACGCCGTCCGTGCCGATCACCTCGTCATCGTCTCCGCTATAATGAACTTCGGAAACGCGATCATGATCGAGGCGAATCGTAGCGGTGCAATTGGTGCCGGCACCACCGAAGAAGACCTGCGTCATGTTCGTGATTTGCTGGACGGGGATAATTGTCGAATCGCTTGAAGTCGGAAGCGTGTGCGTGCCGGTATATTGGTAGATCTGCGTCGTATCGTTGAGTTTCTGCACCTTGGCCGGAATGCCCGCGCAGGCCTGAAGATCGTATGCCGTCATGCCGACCATTGTCATCTGCGCCCGGTGAGCGGCCCTTGAGTCGAAATAACCGCATCCGGTTAAGCTTAAGGCGACAGCGCCGGTACAGATGGAACGCAACAAAGATGGCAACCGAAAATTCCTTTTATGGACGGCGTGAGCGTACATTTTTCTTCTCTTGTGAGAAAAATTTACCTCAGCAATGATATGATAAATTCTTTGTTGCCTTGTTCCACGCCAAGATTCAACCGGCGGGGTGCGTTTTTAAAGCGTTAAGGCAGTCCTGGCGTTGTAGGGCCAGAACGACATTGTGCGTTTCCGTTACCATTGGGGCGATGCGTTTTTGCCATGACGGCGTTCCGTTTCCGCAAATGGCCGCCCCGGCGAACGGGCTGGACGAAGCGGGAACGATAACGCTCAACCCATCAAGGGCATCATGCTGTAAGCGCGTGCGAAGCGCGGCCTGGAGCATGGGCGTGACGTCTGCCGGCGCACGACTGAGGAGTGAATTCAAAAGCGGTGGTGGCAGGCTGGCATCGTCACGCGCGATATCGCGGGCGAGGATGGCCCAGTTGTGGGATTGTGTCAGGCGTTCGGCCGTGACTTTCGGACCATCGGTTTCGAGTTGTTTGGTCAATGACACGCTGTCCATGCGTGGCGCGGCGCTATCGTCAGGGCGGGCCTGAGCGTGCGTCGCGGTCAGCAGAGTGAACAAGGTCATCAGGATTTTCATCATAATGTGATTTTTCTCAAAGGATGTGTCCCGCTTGAGGCCCGATTATGACAATCGCGGGGCAAAAGCCGCACGATAAGAGACAAAAGTTTATCTTTGGTTTCCCGATGCGCGGGGATGCTCTAAAGAGCGAGCCAAATCGACCGCCAAATGTATGGAGCGAAAGCTTATGGCTAATATTTCCGCCTCTGAGGTAACCCGCCTTCAAACCACTTTGCGACGCCTGCTCGGTTCGCCCAACCTGACCGTCAATCCTCCGCCGCGCGCAGGTTTGTCCGTTGAGTTGGCAGTCGCCGGCGAAGTGATCGGCACGATCCATCGTGACGAAGATGAAGGTGAAGTGTCCTACGCGGTGCACATCACGGTTCTGGAAGAAGACCTTCCGCCCGCAAAGTAACGGTCTGAGCCGATAAAAAAACCGCCGCATCTCGATGATGACGGCGGTTTTTTTTATGAGGAAAACCCGATCAGGCGGCTTGAGGCATTTCCAAGCGGGTGATCTGCCAACGCCAATGTTCGAACTTCATATGAACGACCGTAGGCGCTTGGCCCGGCGTTGTCGTCACGCGGGCTTCAAAGCGGGTCAGCGCTACGAAATGCGCACTCAGATGCGACAGGATATCCGAGGGACTACCTGTCGAGCCTTTGTTGGATGGGATGAGTTGGCCGGCAAGGCTGAGCAAGGTATCCGGCGTCAGGCGCGTGTCGATTGCGTGAGAAACGGCGTTCGTGGCGAAGGATGAGCCGAAATCGGGAAGATCGTCCGCAGCCGGAGGTGGGCCGAGAATGGCGGCGACGCTCTCTTCCTTGAGGCTATGCGTCAAAGCGCTCCAATCGATATGGCTGGAGAGGGTCTGTGCGTCGTGAGAGCGCAGAGCATTGTTGATCGACCAAAGCGCGATGTAGGGCGACAAGGCGTAAATGCAGATGATGGTCAGCATCGCCATTCCGAAAGCATGCGGTAGGCGGCTATAGCGAGAGCGGGAAAAAGTAGGCCCGTCGGCGGTCTTGAATTGTAATTTCGTAAGATGTCTCATGCTATGTCTCTTCGAAATAATAGGGGCATAGAGAGAGCCGACTCTTCAAGAATGGCTTGGGAGAACCGACAGCGACAGCAGCCCGATGAAACGAGCCTAAATCATTACTGATAATTAATGTATACTACACAATCATAGCGGCTTTGTCATTAAAGCATTGCATCCGAATCGACTTTTTTTCGCTCATTCCGCATCCCATATTAATGGCATGTCTTTCTACGATCCTGACCTCGATTTTAACGACGACGCCTTGCAGCGTTATTCGCGTCATATCCTGTTGCCCGAGATCGGTGCGATCGGCCAGGCACGGCTAGGCAAAGCCTCCGTTCTGGTGATCGGTGCCGGTGGTCTCGGTTCGCCCATTGCGCTCTACCTAGCGGCAGCCGGAATCGGGCGGATTGGCCTGATCGATGATGACATTGTGGATTTAAGTAATCTTCAACGTCAGATTTTGTTCGAGAGTTCCCAGATCGGGATAGCGAAAGTCGAAGCGGCGCGGGAACGACTCGAAGGGTTGAACCCGCTGGTCAAGATCGAGCCTCATCTTCTCCATGCCGATGCGACGGTTTTGGACGATCTGGTCGCGCGCTATGATCTGGTGTGCGATGGCTCGGACAATTTCGCGACGCGGCAGGCGGTTTCGGATGCGTGTGTGCGGCAAAAGCGCAGTTTGGTATCCGGCGCGGTGGCGCGTTTCGAAGGGCAGCTTTCCACCTTTCGCCCTCATCTAGGCGGCCCTTGCTATCGTTGTCTCTATCCCGATGCGGCGGCGGAGGACGCGCCGACCTGTGGGCAGGCGGGAATATTCGGCGCGGTGACCGGTGTGATCGGCACGTTGGCGGCGACGGAGGTTTTGAAGGAGATTTTGGGAATCGGGCGAAGCCTGGACGGTCGGGTGTTATGTTGGGATGCGCTGGAAACCAGTTTCCGCAGCTTCGCGCTCGTGCGCGATCCGCATTGCCCGAGTTGTAAAGACCTACATCGATGAGCCGTATTTTGGCGATCACGCTCGCTGACGACTCGTTCCCGCGCGCGCATCATGCTTTGGTCATGGCCGCAGGCGCGCTTTCCATCGGGCGTTCCGTGGTCTTTTTCGGGGGAGGTTTGGGCGTCCAGGCATTATGCCGAGAGTGGCGTGGTCTGGCGGGTTCGAATTTTGACGCCGTTCTGCAAGAGCGTGGCGTTGCATCGTTCGAAATGCTGCGGGAGGCTGTGTTCGAATTGGGGGCGGAAATGTTGGCGTGCGAATCGGGCTTGCGCGCGGCAGGTCTTGACGCCGAGGCGCTATGCATGGGGGTTGAGGTCTGCGGTGTCACACGCTTTTTGGAGCGTGCGGGGGATGGCCAAATTTTGGCGATCTGATACGGAACGCCTCTTGCTCTGCGAACGACAACTTGGCACCCATGCATCTATGAACACATTCCGCTGCGGCTATGGCATCTGGCTGGCTGCTCTTTTGCCTTTGACCGCGTATGGCCAGGGGCAAAGTCAGGCCACGCATCACCACCATCATCATAAGCATGCGCATTCTGGCGCGGCGGATCATGGTGAGACGACGCATGGCGCGGGCGAGCATTCCGTCGCCAAGAAAGCCTCGTCGAGTGCGGCTCAAACTAAGGCAAGGCACAAACACCGTCATGGGGCGCATGAAGTGCCCGAGCATCAGGGCGCGCAGCGTTCCGCCCATCGTGCAGCCCATCGCAATGCGGCGAAAGTCGCGGCGGCTGGCGCGGCCGCTGGGGCTGCAGCGGGAAGTGCGGCAACTGCTGCGCCGGATGCGCCGCCCGCGCCACCGCCCGATGCGCCACCGCAGGACAAGGGAACTAATACGGGGCTGCCATTGCCGCGATTTGCCGCGATGCGCGCAGACAAGGTTTATATGCGTAAAGGCCCTGGCCAGCGCTATCCGATCGAATGGGTCTATCATCGTCGCGGCTTGCCGGTGGAGGTGGAGCGTGAGTTCGATGTCTGGCGCTTGATCGAGGATTCGGACGGCACGAAAGGTTGGGTGCATCAGGCAACGTTGGTAGGGCAACGCACTTTCGTTATTCCTGGACTGCCGCCGGAGGGTAATGTCTCCAAACCTGGCGAAGCTCCTGTGAAATCGGAAGATGTGATCGGGCGGGCCGATGCGCGTGTCGTCGGTCATCTTGCCAGCGAAGACGAAGCGCGTGGACGCCATGGCGATGTCCTGCTCTACAATCAGGCCGATGAAAATAGCGGTATTGTGGCCGTGCTTCAGCCTGGAACGGTGGGAACGCTCAAGCTCTGCTCGCAGGGTTCGGGATGGTGCCGCGTTGTCGTGAAAGGCTATACAGGATGGCTTCCCAGGCGTTTGTTCTGGGGGCTATTGCCGGGTGAGACCATACAGCCTTCTTAAAAAACCATAGGGTAAGTTTTCGCCCGGAACGAACTGATCGGAGACGATGATGACAACCTCTATCCAGACGCCTGCTGCCTCTGCCCATGCGGGAAGGCGGGGAACCGAGAACCGTCGCACCAAGATCGTAGCGACGCTCGGGCCTGCCTCCTCATCGCTTGAAATGATTCGGGCGCTGGCTCTGGCCGGAGCGGATGTGTTTCGTCTCAATTTTTCTCATGGCACGCATGAGGATCACGCCAAGCGCCATGCGATCATTCGCGATATCGAAGCGGAGCTTGGCCGACCGATTGCGATTTTGGCGGATATGCAGGGGCCGAAGCTGCGCGTCGGCGTTTTCGCCGAGGGCAAGGTGAGGTTGGAGAAGGGCGCGCATTTCCGCCTGGACATGGACCCGACGCCTGGAGACGCCAAACGGGTTTGCCTGCCGCACCCCGAAATTCTTTCGGCGGCGAAACCGGGAAGCCGATTGCTGCTTGATGACGGCAAGATGCGTTTGCGGGTTCTCTCTGGCGATGACACGCATCTCGATACCGAGGTCGAGGTCGGTGGGGTTCTGTCCGACCGCAAGGGCGTCAACGTTCCGGACGTGACGTTACCGATTCCGGCGCTGACGGAAAAGGATCGCCGCGATTTCGCTTTCGCCTTGGAACTGGGCGTCGAATATGTGGCGTTATCGTTCGTGCAGCGCCCGGAAGACGTGCAGGAAGCGCGCAATATTGCCAAGGGTCAGGCTTGGATCATGACTAAGCTGGAAAAACCTCAGGCGATGGATCATCTGGAAGAAATCATCGCTCTGTCGGATGTGGTGATGGTGGCGCGTGGCGATCTGGGCGTGGAGCTTCCGGCTGAAGAAGTGCCGATCGAGCAGAAACGCGCGGTGCGTGAAGCGCGCTACCAGGGCAAGCCGGTGATCGTGGCGACGCAAATGCTGGAAAGCATGATCTCGTCTCCGACGCCGACGCGCGCGGAAGTTTCGGATGTTTCCAATGCTGTGTTCGATGGTGCGGATGCGGTGATGCTTTCGGCGGAAAGCGCGGCCGGGCAATACCCGCTTGAGGCTGTCGAGGTCATGGCGCGGGTGACGACGCGCATCGAGCAGGACGACGAGTGGCGCATTCAACAGGAATCGTTGCGTCCGGAGAGTGACGGCAGCGTTGGCGGTTCGATTGCCGAAGCGGCGTGGCACGTTGCGCAATCCGTTTCGGCGGCGGTGATCGTGGCCTACACGCAGAGTGGGCAGGGCGCATTGCGTATTGCGCGCGAGCGTGCGGAATGCCCGGTTCTGGCGCTGACGCCGGATGACGATACGGCACGTCGCCTTTGTGTAGTGTGGGGTGTGCGGGCGCAATCGGTTGGCCAGGAAATGCCGATTTTCGGTGTTGAGGGCGTTGTGGATCAGGCGGTCGAACTGGCCCAGTACGAGGGTTTCGCCCAGAAGAACGATAAGCTCGTTCTCTTGGCGGGACTGCCGTTCGGACAGCGTGGTTCGACCAACACGCTGCGTGTTGTTACGCTCTAAGCCTGCTTATTCTCGATGAGGCTGCGGCGGATGCGGCGGCCTCGTTCGATGGTGGCGACGATGGTGGCGTCGTCACCGCCACGGATCGCATCGGCCATGTTTTTGGCATCGTCGCTGAAACGATCCAGCACCTCTAATAACGCTTTGCGGTTATGGAGGAAAATATCGCGCCACATCGTTGGGTCGGATGCGGCGATACGCGTGAAATCGCGAAAGCCCGAGGCGGCGAAATCCAGCACTTCCGAGCGCATTTCATCGGCCAGCGTGTCCGCCGTGCCGCAGATCGTAAAGGCAATCAAATGCGGCAGATGGCTGACGATGGCGCAGACTTTATCGTGATGCTCCACATCCATAATACGCGTGCGCGCCCCCATGGCGTGCCAAAGCGCTTCCATGCGGGCAATGGCGTTGGGCGGCGTATTGTCGATTGGGGTGAGGAGGCACCAGCGCTGTTCGAAAAGGGTCGAGAACCCGGCATCCGGTCCGGAATGTTCGGTGCCCGCCATGGGATGGGCTGGAACATAGGCGACGTCGGGGCGTAGGAATGGGAGGACACCATCCAGCACGCTGCGCCGGGTCGAGCCGACATCGGTAAGGATCGCACCGGGTTTCATGGCGGGTAGCGCTTTGGCGGCGACTTCCGGAATCGCGCCGACCGGAACGCAGAGCATGACGCAATCGGCATCCGCGACGGCAGCCGTCAGATCGTCCGTCACGACATCGGCAAGTTCGAGTGCGCGCGCACGTTCCAGCACGGACGGGTTGCGATCGTAGGCGATAAGACGGTGTGCGATGGAGCGATCCAGCTTGGCGCGGCGCAGCACCGAGGAGCCGATCAGCCCAGGGCCGACCACACAAAGCGTAGGGAAAATCGGGTTCGTCATGAGGCGCGCTTGGAAGGATGGTTTTTGGAATAGGCGGCGGCTTCTTTAGCCGTATAGAGAGCCGTCTGCTCACGGCGGAGGCGGCGCATTTCCAGGATTTGCCAAGCCGCTATGACGGGGATGCCGATGGCGATATCGCGTCCACGGCGTAGCAGCGACAGGCCCAGCGAAATTTTAGCGTCGATGCCGAAGATCATGCCGAGCGTGACATAGGCGGCTTCCTGCACGCCTAGAGAGGCCGGCACTAGGAAGGAGGCGGACATGATGCCGCACACCACGCCTTCGATGGCGATGGCGCTGGGAAAGGAGAGGTGCGCGCCCAGGAGCGTGAAGGCCAGCCACGTGATGCCCGCGCTGCCGATCCAGCAGAGAAAATGCAGGCCCGCGCCGAGGGCGATACGCCCAGGACGTGCCCAGAGTGCATCGAGCCGCGCCTGAAACAGATCCATGTTGTCGATCAACGAATCGCGCCAGCTTTCAGCAATATGTTTGCCGAAGAAGTTCGCGAACCGGCTTACGGCGGCGCCACCGCGTTGTTGCGTCCAGATGAAGCCGGTGATGCCGATGGCGAGAAAGCCCATGCCGCCGATAACGGGCCAGATGAAGCGGCCCGCACCTTGATGGCCGAGGAGACAGAGCAGAGCGACCAGGATGAACGCGATTTGCCCGAGCACTTCGGTCGTAATGTCCACGATGTTCGTGGAGACGGCTTCCGGCCAATGGATGGAAACGCGTTTGCCGTAACGTCCGACGCCGCCGCATGTAGCGCGGATGCCGATGGCCATGCCGCCGAGTTGCGAGAAGGGTAAGCAATTTCCTGCGGCGTCGCGCACCGCGCGGGCGGCGATGGTGCGTATCAGCCCCAATTCCGGACAGGAGGCGAACCAAGCGACGCCGAGCCCGCCATCAATGACGAGTTGCGCGAGCACGAGGGCCGCGAAACCGCTGACGCCGATCCGTTGCATCGCGCTGAGCACATGGCCAACGCCGAGCCAGGCGGTGATGGCGGTAAGCAGTGCGAGACCGAGGAGAGAGAGAATGAAAGTCAGGGTCTTCAAGGTAAATCGCAGTCCGGATCGGCAAAGGCCGGGAAACAAAAGCAGACGACCTAGGGAGGGAAAGAGGCCGGGTGCGGGCAAGGACTTTCCCGCTTTGGGAAGAAAATGCCTCGTGGGGGCTTACACCAGCTTGGCGCGTTTCGCCACTCTACTTGGATTTAACGTAAGATTGCCGAAGGGAGGTTTGCGCACGCGTTTCCTCCCGGTATGGTGCGGCGTGAATAATATTTGAATGGGGGACATGCAGCACCATGGCTGATTATACGCTCGTGACCGGTGCGACCGGTTTCGTTGGTTCTGCTGTCGCCAGGGTTCTGCAGGAACGCGGACATCGCCTGAAATTGATGGTGCGCGCAGGGGCCGACCATTCCAATCTCGCGGGGTTGAACGCGGAATTGGTGACGGGCGATCTGACGTCGCCCGAGACTTTCGCCAATGCGCTGAAGGATTGCCGCTACCTCTTCCATGTGGCGGCGGATTATCGACTTTGGGTGCCGGATCCGGCAGTGATGATGAACGCGAACGTGGAAGGCACGCGGCGGCTGATGCTCGCCGCGCTGGATGCCGGGGTGGAGCGGATCATCTATTGCTCTTCCGTGGCGGCTTTGGGCCTGACCAAGGATGGCACGCCCGCGACCGAGACGACGCCGATCAATGAACATGATGTGATCGGCGTTTACAAATTGTCGAAATACCGCGCCGAGCAGGAAGTGCTCAAACTCGTGCGCGAGCGTGATCTTCCGGCGGTGATCGTCAATCCTTCGACGCCGGTCGGACCGCGCGATATCAAGCCGACCCCGACGGGCCAGATGATCGTCGATGTCGCATCCAACCGGGTGCCGGCTTATGTCGATACCGGGTTGAACATCGTGCATGTGGACGATGTAGCGGAAGGCCATGTGCTGGCGCTGGAACGCGGCACGATTGGCGAGAAATATATCCTCGGCGGCGAAAACTACATGCTGGGGGATTTCTTTGCGCTGATCGGAGAGATCGCGTGCGTCGAACCGCCGCGCATCAAGCTGAAGCAATCCTGGTTATGGCCGGTTGCCGTGGTGTCCGAATGGGCGGCGCGCGGTTTGGGGGTTGAGCCGCGCGTTACACGCGAAACGCTGGCGATGTCGCGCAAGAAGATGTTCTTCTCCTCGTTGAAAGCCCAAGAGCATTTGGGATATGCACCACGCCCGGCGC from Kozakia baliensis encodes:
- a CDS encoding lysylphosphatidylglycerol synthase domain-containing protein, whose amino-acid sequence is MKTLTFILSLLGLALLTAITAWLGVGHVLSAMQRIGVSGFAALVLAQLVIDGGLGVAWFASCPELGLIRTIAARAVRDAAGNCLPFSQLGGMAIGIRATCGGVGRYGKRVSIHWPEAVSTNIVDITTEVLGQIAFILVALLCLLGHQGAGRFIWPVIGGMGFLAIGITGFIWTQQRGGAAVSRFANFFGKHIAESWRDSLIDNMDLFQARLDALWARPGRIALGAGLHFLCWIGSAGITWLAFTLLGAHLSFPSAIAIEGVVCGIMSASFLVPASLGVQEAAYVTLGMIFGIDAKISLGLSLLRRGRDIAIGIPVIAAWQILEMRRLRREQTALYTAKEAAAYSKNHPSKRAS
- the hpnA gene encoding hopanoid-associated sugar epimerase, with the translated sequence MADYTLVTGATGFVGSAVARVLQERGHRLKLMVRAGADHSNLAGLNAELVTGDLTSPETFANALKDCRYLFHVAADYRLWVPDPAVMMNANVEGTRRLMLAALDAGVERIIYCSSVAALGLTKDGTPATETTPINEHDVIGVYKLSKYRAEQEVLKLVRERDLPAVIVNPSTPVGPRDIKPTPTGQMIVDVASNRVPAYVDTGLNIVHVDDVAEGHVLALERGTIGEKYILGGENYMLGDFFALIGEIACVEPPRIKLKQSWLWPVAVVSEWAARGLGVEPRVTRETLAMSRKKMFFSSLKAQEHLGYAPRPAREAVVDAIAWFREHGRIHSA